Within Macaca nemestrina isolate mMacNem1 chromosome X, mMacNem.hap1, whole genome shotgun sequence, the genomic segment AACACATTCACTTCTAAATCCAACACAAGTGAAGGACCAGCCAGGATGAAACACTCAGcaatcatttcattaaaaataacatcCTGGTCATCAAGCTAAGCATAAGCACCTCTTGTATAACAATTCATCTTAAAAGCTTAAagtacagtaataaaaataactgcTTGAAAACTGGAAATGAAATACAACAGAAAAACTGAAGCATTAGTAATTTTTGCAAGTAACCCAGGTACAGTACATTTGATTTCATAGAGGGTGTTTTCTGATGTTTAAGGAGAGGGTAGAAGGGGTAGGAAAACTTGGCAAGGAAGATGGAAACAGCACAACAGctattttgcttttaataaagtaaatgtaATGACAGGAGTCGGGAGTGACAAACacatcaatatatatttttcttatggcCAGCTTCTTCTTTAAACTGTACCCGGGGTCAACAATCACGCCAGCTTTGTTCTACTATTGCAGAAACACGCTTTTCATATTCCCGTTTGTTCTCCTGGTACAGCTGAGCAGCCTGGCTGTTTGCTGGACTATTGGGATTGGGTTCATCCAATAGAGACTAaagagacaatttttaaaatgtcagttacTTAATGCAAAACAGCTATTTTATAAGGTAGTGACACTCAATTGAATTGTCCTAAGTACAGCTACATTTCTTGTCTTTAGCACGCAAACCCAGAGTTACATGAATCTGCTAGTAGCTAGGAAAACACATGTGgcttgggtctttttttttttttttttttttttttttttaaagagagatggggtctcactatgttgcccaggctggtctcaaactcctgagctcaagcaatcctcccaccttggcctgcctaagtgctgaggttacaggtgtgagtgactgcACCCAGCTGACTTGGGTCTTAATGGTCTacttttcatctataaaacaaacaagctttgaccaaaaataaaaaggtctATTACATTATGACTTTCAAAAACAATTCAATTGctaatataaacatattaaaagtTATAGTTCGTCACATTAAGGAAAAATTCACCTGTATGGATGTTAGAATGGAAGACACATCATAGGTTGGACTCCAACGGTTCTGAAGTATGTCCAGACATATACTACCATCTGCATAGACTAAGAACAAAGAAGTAGGTACATTAAACGTAACAAGACCACTAAGGTTTTAACATtatagacaaaacaaaaatagtcaaGAATACTTtgcttttgaagttttaaaaagattcCTAGGTTGCTTCCCAGTTAACTGCCTAAAAAGATGAGTCATAACCACCACTAGTGAAATAATCAGGATGATCAGAGAATGTCAGATGTGATCAGCATAAAACTGGAAGATACTTAGTGTTCATCCTTTGGAAAAGACTGCCCTATTATCCAGGAAATCAAACATTTTTGAACAGGGTCCCTAGCTATCCCCAGACATGTGGGAAATTCATTCCACCAAATTTGTAGGCTGTATCGCCTATCTGAAATAACAAAAGATCGCTCAGAGTTCACAAGATTTCATTttgacaaaaagataaaaatatctgATACCCTGAAAAATACTTCATTAACCTAAATAAAAGGCAAGCTGTTCTAGGCTTactactattttaaaaagtgcaaaGCGGTAAGTTAGAATCACCTGTGGTGCTTTTCTGACATACCGTATGCCTGGCCCTCAACAACAGAATCCTATTCAGTAGGTTTGGAGTGAGGCGAAggcatctgcatttttaaaatgttccacAGTAATTCTGATATGCATCCAATGAAAACTACTTTTCTAAACgctaatgaaaataattacaacacAAGACTATTCCAATCTGGCCTAGCATTAAAAGTAAACCTCAAGAGCATCCTTCGTTTTGTTTAATAAGTAAATGACAAAGATCATCAAAATCAGGAGGCTCCCAGACTCCAAGCAAAGGGAAAATAACTCCACTGCTTCAGTTCTAGGACAAGACAGCCACAGAAAACCAAGAACAAGTTCAGCTTTCAGGAAGCAGCAAGCTGCCTAAACAAATACTCAGGCACCACAAAATACACAGGAAATGTGGAATACTCCATAATAAACACTATAGTAGTTTAAAACACTGTACTAAAAGTGATACTTGCCATTTGGATGGAACATCTTAGAGACAAATCTAACTGTAGGTGGTTTATTTGGATATTCTTCAGTGAATTCTATTGTAAGTTTAAATGTTCCTGTAgttagaaaagaaagatttaagaaaatgtatttatcacTTTGTTCAGTTGTACTTTGTTTTTAATGCTATGTGGGTTTTCCCAAGTATTAAATAATGCAAAGATACAGGGTAGAGAGGAGAGGCCAGGTAAGAAATACA encodes:
- the LOC105468392 gene encoding ubiquitin-conjugating enzyme E2 A: MSTPARRRLMRDFKRLQEDPPAGVSGAPSENNIMVWNAVIFGPEGTPFEDGTFKLTIEFTEEYPNKPPTVRFVSKMFHPNVYADGSICLDILQNRWSPTYDVSSILTSIQSLLDEPNPNSPANSQAAQLYQENKREYEKRVSAIVEQSWRDC